A region of Neovison vison isolate M4711 chromosome 7, ASM_NN_V1, whole genome shotgun sequence DNA encodes the following proteins:
- the TSEN34 gene encoding tRNA-splicing endonuclease subunit Sen34 — MLVVEVANGRSLVWGAEAVQALRERLGVGGRTVGALPRGPRQNSRLGLPLLLMPEEARLLAEIGAVTLVSAPRPDPRQHSLALASFKRQQEQGFQEQSALAAEARETRRQELLEKIAEGQAAKKQKLEQESGVSESQGAGVNPAASESEASASQAPGEPEEAGSSSPQPGPSNEVAPLPRSALLVQLATARPRPIKARPLDWRVQSKDWPHAGRPAHELRYSIYRDLWERGFFLSAAGKFGGDFLVYPGDPLRFHAHYIAQCWAPGDPIPLQDLVSAGRLGTSVRKTLLLCSPQPDGKVVYTSLQWASLQ, encoded by the exons ATGCTGGTGGTGGAGGTCGCGAACGGCCGCTCCCTAGTATGGGGGGCCGAGGCGGTGCAGGCACTGCGGGAGCGTCTGGGAGTGGGGGGCCGCACGGTGGGCGCCCTGCCCCGCGGGCCCCGCCAGAACTCGCGCCTGGGCCTCCCGCTGCTGCTGATGCCCGAAGAGGCGCGGCTTCTGGCCGAGATCGGCGCCGTGACCCTGGTCAGCGCCCCGCGCCCGGATCCGCGCCAACACAGCCTG GCTCTGGCATCCTTCAAACGCCAGCAAGAACAGGGCTTCCAGGAGCAAAGCGCCCTGGCAGCTGAGGCCCGCGAGACTCGTCGTCAAGAGCTCCTAGAGAAGATTGCGGAGGGCCAGGCTGCGAAGAAGCAGAAGCTGGAACAGGAGTCAGGGGTCAGCGAGAGCCAGGGGGCCGGTGTGAACCCAGCTGCCTCAGAGAGTGAAGCCAGCGCTAGCCAGGCTCCTGGGGAGCCCGAGGAAGCAG GTTCCTCTTCTCCCCAGCCAGGGCCTTCAAATGAGGTGGCACCCTTGCCCAGGTCCGCCCTGCTGGTCCAGCTGGCCACTGCTAGGCCTCGGCCCATCAAGGCAAGGCCCCTGGATTGGCGTGTCCAGTCCAAAGACTGGCCTCATGCTGGCCGTCCTGCCCATGAGCTCCGCTACAGCATCTACAGAGACCTGTGGGAGCGAGGCTTCTTCCTCAGTGCTGCTGGCAAGTTCGGGGGTGACTTCCTGGTCTATCCTG GTGACCCACTTCGTTTCCACGCCCACTACATTGCTCAGTGCTGGGCCCCGGGGGACCCCATTCCACTGCAGGACCTGGTTTCCGCTGGCCGCCTGGGAACCAGCGTCAGAAAGACGCTGCTGCTCTGTTCTCCTCAGCCTGATGGTAAGGTGGTCTACACGTCCCTGCAGTGGGCCAGCCTGCAGTGA